From the Microplitis mediator isolate UGA2020A chromosome 6, iyMicMedi2.1, whole genome shotgun sequence genome, one window contains:
- the LOC130669496 gene encoding transmembrane protein adipocyte-associated 1 homolog isoform X2 — MYGGGEQTVSEGWRKPLDLVTTVDPNVSSTMLDNEHYCKLVLYKEIQDSRVRIWDVVILVPNLLLLLFIAIRFNRARLKLRATSSPIFLAFYGLVICNVVISVIRCVVSMTVDAATNVGGKADKVLWVTVRFFLLSTEMSVVIFGLAFGHLDSRSSIRRVLFATSLIALTFTITQGTLELVLPDDTFHIPSRDFYVFGHGGMMFWFCSSLVFTLIYFFILILPWTRLRDRLNLPTRKSFYVYVGILTTLNLVQSIGAGLLNYTQNLVGLCVVDITAVVYLTLFTPLVYHTFLSEFFGVSQPSIMFSYKAQVDDAMEEDTVSLPYQQSFSSLKTDSDYIYQNHSVYDSTQFDTHATPVNPLYAASLQSPDSITGYSIGSQETHIHVNGYQQ; from the exons ATGTATGGAGGCGGGGAACAAACGGTTTCTGAAGGTTGGAGAAAACCATTGGATTTGGTGACTACTGTGGATCCAAATGTCAGTTCAACCATGCTTGACAATGAACATTATTGCAAGCTAGTTTTATACAAAGAAATTCAGGACTCAAg AGTAAGAATATGGGACGTAGTGATATTAGTACCCAATCTACTACTATTGTTGTTCATAGCAATACGATTTAATCGGGCCCGGCTTAAATTAAGAGCAACTAGTAGCCCAATATTCTTAGCATTCTATGGGCTCGTTATTTGTAATGTAGTAATATCAGTGATAAGATGCGTGGTATCCATGACGGTTGATGCTGCTACTAACGTTGGCGGGAAAGCTGATAAAGTATTATGGGTTACAGTGAGATTTTTCTTGTTGTCTACTGAAATGAGTGTCGTAATTTTTGGATTAGCATTCG GACATCTTGATAGCCGATCGAGTATAAGAAGAGTCCTATTCGCTACATCTCTCATAGCTTTAACTTTTACAATAACTCAAGGCACTCTGGAACTAGTTTTGCCAGATGACACATTCCATATTCCCAGTCGGGACTTTTATGTATTTGGTCATGGTGGCATGATGTTTTGGTTTTGCAGTAGTCTTGTATTcactttgatatatttttttatcttgatACTTCCGTGGACAAGATTACGAGACAGATTAAACTTACCAA ctcgtaaaagtttttatgtttatgttGGAATATTGACAACTTTAAATCTGGTACAATCAATAGGAGCAGGCTTATTAAATTACACACAAAATCTTGTGGGATTATGTGTGGTTGACATAACAGCTGTCGTGTATCTCACGCTATTTACTCCATTGGTTTATCATACTTTCTTGTCTGAATTTTTTGG agTTTCACAACCATCTATAATGTTTTCATATAAAGCTCAGGTAGATGACGCAATGGAAGAAGATACAGTATCACTACCTTATCAGCAGAGTTTTTCATCACTAAAAACCGACAGTGACTACATCTATCAG aaTCACAGTGTTTATGATTCAACGCAATTTGACACTCATGCAACTCCAGTGAATCCACTTTACGCAGCTTCTCTACAGAGTCCTGACAGTATTACTGGTTACAGCATAGGCAGTCAGGAAACGCACATTCATGTTAACGGTTACCAGCAGTGA
- the LOC130669496 gene encoding transmembrane protein adipocyte-associated 1 homolog isoform X1, translating to MYGGGEQTVSEGWRKPLDLVTTVDPNVSSTMLDNEHYCKLVLYKEIQDSRVRIWDVVILVPNLLLLLFIAIRFNRARLKLRATSSPIFLAFYGLVICNVVISVIRCVVSMTVDAATNVGGKADKVLWVTVRFFLLSTEMSVVIFGLAFGHLDSRSSIRRVLFATSLIALTFTITQGTLELVLPDDTFHIPSRDFYVFGHGGMMFWFCSSLVFTLIYFFILILPWTRLRDRLNLPTRKSFYVYVGILTTLNLVQSIGAGLLNYTQNLVGLCVVDITAVVYLTLFTPLVYHTFLSEFFGVSQPSIMFSYKAQVDDAMEEDTVSLPYQQSFSSLKTDSDYIYQVHTPYNHLPLYEPFTAKLSSLKQRTSLYSLSAKNNQKTLGKSSYSSQNALDNTPEMQNSIKQCNVHSSTPNFSSYMQSSPKVFVGTSTLYLDFDNQTTFTPPNIECCASSSESNLTLSSGTAPDVNHKLENNDSDVNTSTKCCKGGETDNRSLNV from the exons ATGTATGGAGGCGGGGAACAAACGGTTTCTGAAGGTTGGAGAAAACCATTGGATTTGGTGACTACTGTGGATCCAAATGTCAGTTCAACCATGCTTGACAATGAACATTATTGCAAGCTAGTTTTATACAAAGAAATTCAGGACTCAAg AGTAAGAATATGGGACGTAGTGATATTAGTACCCAATCTACTACTATTGTTGTTCATAGCAATACGATTTAATCGGGCCCGGCTTAAATTAAGAGCAACTAGTAGCCCAATATTCTTAGCATTCTATGGGCTCGTTATTTGTAATGTAGTAATATCAGTGATAAGATGCGTGGTATCCATGACGGTTGATGCTGCTACTAACGTTGGCGGGAAAGCTGATAAAGTATTATGGGTTACAGTGAGATTTTTCTTGTTGTCTACTGAAATGAGTGTCGTAATTTTTGGATTAGCATTCG GACATCTTGATAGCCGATCGAGTATAAGAAGAGTCCTATTCGCTACATCTCTCATAGCTTTAACTTTTACAATAACTCAAGGCACTCTGGAACTAGTTTTGCCAGATGACACATTCCATATTCCCAGTCGGGACTTTTATGTATTTGGTCATGGTGGCATGATGTTTTGGTTTTGCAGTAGTCTTGTATTcactttgatatatttttttatcttgatACTTCCGTGGACAAGATTACGAGACAGATTAAACTTACCAA ctcgtaaaagtttttatgtttatgttGGAATATTGACAACTTTAAATCTGGTACAATCAATAGGAGCAGGCTTATTAAATTACACACAAAATCTTGTGGGATTATGTGTGGTTGACATAACAGCTGTCGTGTATCTCACGCTATTTACTCCATTGGTTTATCATACTTTCTTGTCTGAATTTTTTGG agTTTCACAACCATCTATAATGTTTTCATATAAAGCTCAGGTAGATGACGCAATGGAAGAAGATACAGTATCACTACCTTATCAGCAGAGTTTTTCATCACTAAAAACCGACAGTGACTACATCTATCAGGTCCATACTCCATATAATCACTTACCCTTGTATGAGCCGTTCACTGCTAAATTATCTTCCCTAAAACAAAGAACTTCCTTGTACTCTTTGTCTgcgaaaaataatcaaaaaactCTTGGTAAAAGTAGTTATAGTTCCCAAAACGCACTAGACAATACCCCTGAGATGCAGAATAGTATAAAACAATGTAATGTTCATTCAAGCACACCCAATTTTTCCAGTTATATGCAATCTAGCCCGAAAGTTTTTGTTGGCACCAGCACTCTTTACTTAGATTTTGACAACCAAACCACATTTACACCTCCTAATATTGAGTGTTGTGCCTCTAGTAGCGAATCTAATTTGACCCTATCATCCGGTACTGCTCCTGATGTTAATCATAAACTCGAAAATAATGATAGTGATGTAAATACGTCTACGAAATGTTGTAAGGGTGGTGAGaccgataatcgatctttgaATGTTTGA